ACCCAATCAGCAATCCATTGATGGGTACAGGAAGAAGAGTGTCGGAAGGAAACCTCTTGCAGGAGCCTCACATGTGGTGAACCTGGTCAACGATGTCGAGGCGTCGGTGCTTGACGATTACCGCAGCAGGGGCTATTCAGTACGCCCGATGCCATCCACCCACACCTCGTACTTCCAACGCATCAACGCCGTCATACTGGTAGAGGTCGAGAACCGAAAGTATACGGTAAAATGCAAAGATGAGGAGCTCGTGCTCAGCGCGCAATGCTCCCGGCGCTTCCTTCCCAAGACCAAGGTCGGTGAGCTGTTGCTGGCCGAGATCGCCTACCAGAAATACGGACTGCATGTTCCGCACAACCGGCTGAGCAAGGCCCTCGGCCTTGACGGCATCGACATCAGCAGGCAGGACATGAGCAACTATGGGCTGGCAATCCTCGAGCGCATCAAGGCAGCCGAGGAATCGTTCAGGGCGAAGGTGCTCGCACAAGCTGCTCTGTATATGGACGAAACTACCACAAAAAAACAGGGTTCGGAAAAGACGAAGAACTACATGTGGGCGGTGTGCAACGAGCACCTCGCCTGGTACCGGTATTTTGACGGCAGGGGCGGTGGCCCTCCGCTGTCGATGTTCACCGACTACACCGGATGGGTGATGGCGGACGGCTACGGAGCCTATGATTCCTACCTTGGCAAGGCCCATAGGTGCGTCTGCCTTGCCCATGTTGCAAGACGGTTCAAGGACTGCGAGAAGATCACCAAGGACCACAACCTTGCAGGGCCCGCCATCGCCTGGATCGCCAGGCTGTACAAGATCGACTCCCAGCTTCGGGCAAGACTTGTCGCAGGGGAGATGTCCAAGGAGGCATTCATAGAAGAGAGGAAAGCTCTTTCGATGCCGATCCTCAACGACTTCCATGCTTGGCTTGAGAATGCGGCCCTCACCACCTCCCTGATCAACCTGGTGCAGAAACGGGCGGTTTCCTATGCTCTCAACCAGTGGGACAAGGTCCTGCTTTCCTTCGAGAATGCAGAGCTGAAAATCGACAACAACGACTGTGAGCAATCTATCAGAGTCTACATTCAGGGACGCAAGAACTGGGTGAACCACGGCAGCAATGATGGTGCCGATGCTTCCTGTCTGCTCTACAGCCTCATTGAGACAGCCAAGAGACAGGGACTGAATCCCCGCAACTATCTTGCCTATCTCTTCATGCAGGCTGCCAAATACGACAACCTTGAGCTCACCGGCGAACAGATCGAGCCGCTGATGCCCTGGAATGTGAAGGCGGAGGACCTGCAGCTTGTCACCGATGAGATGAACAGGCTCTCCCAGGCCATGAGGCCTATAGAGAACAACTGATTCTTGATCATCATAACTTTGAAATTCACGCATCTCACACTCCGGCCCCAATCATATCGGGTAGAGGAGTGTCAGGTTAGTGCGTTGTTGGTTTGACTGTTACACCTGAGCAGTTCTGCAATGAACTGCTCTTTTGTTTTAGCAAATTTACTCAATCTCTCTACTTGATTACCATGTAGAGGAGAATCCTTTTAGTGAATAGAACTCAAGACTCTATACCAGCTTTCCCTGTAGGATTTGCCATGCCAAATCCTACAGTTGCTTCATTACCCAACGGAGCGAGAGGAAAGGAACCATCATGATGGTTCTTCTCCCGAGCGAGTGCAGTGAAAGCAAGGTGAGATACCCCGTCCCTTGGGGAGGAAAAGGAGGCAACGCCTCCTGGGTTCAGCTCTTGCCCTGAGATATTGATACCTTTCATTCAGAATTCTGAGGCCAGGTGTTTCAGAATAAAAATGGATAAAATATCCTTGACAGATTAAGTTACGCGGATATACAATTCATTTGGTAGTAATTCTTATCCAGAATTACCTAACTTTTCACGATTTTCCAAAGGAGGAAATAGAATGAAAAAACTGACTACTTTAGCAATCAGCCTTGTCCTGATTCTTAGCATCAGTACTCTGTTTGCAGCAGGAGCAAAAGAGGAAACAGCATCAGATATTGTACAACTGAGGTTTCTTGGAATGGCTCAGGCAGCTTACTCTGAGCAGAATGTCAACGACATGACCGCGGACTTCATGAAGGCAAATCCGAACATTGAGGTGTACACCGAGTTCGTTCCCTATGAAGAGCTTCGGAATAAGACACTGCTTGCATATGGTTCAAACAACCCATATGACGCAGTGCTTGTCGATGACATTTGGTATGCAGAATACGCAGACAAGGACCTGTTGCTGGATATCACAAGTCGCATTCCCCAAAGCTACAAGGACGGCGTCCTTGCAGGTGGATGGAATGTAACAACGAAAAACGACCAGGTCTACGGCCTTCCTTGGTTCCTTGACACCATGTATCTCTTCTACAACGCTGATATGCTGGAGAAAGCAGGGTTCACAAAGGAACCTGCATCAGTAGAAGAAATGGTAACAATGGCAAAGGCCCTTAAGTCGAAAGGCATTGTCGAATACCCATTCGTTTTCAGCCTCGCACAGGCCGAAGCACTGATTTGTGTCTACTCCAACTTCCTTGAGGCGTTCGGTGGATCCTTCCAAGATGCAAATGGGAACTGGATTTTGGACACCAGCGGAATTCCCGCACTGGAGTTCCTTGTATCCCTCAAGAATGAGGGTCTCTTGAATCCAAACTCCCTGGAATATCTTGAAGAAGATGTCCGTCGTGTATTCTCAAGTGGGGATGCGGCATTCACACTCAACTGGGCATACATGTACTCACTTGCCATCGATCCGAACGAGAGTTCACTGCAGAAGGATTCTGTTGGTGTAATGGTACTGCCTGGTGCGAAAGGGGTGAAGGACTCTGCTGCAATGAGTGGATCGATGGGACTGTCGGTGGTGAACAAGACAAAACACCCCGATGAAGCCTTTGCCTATATCCAACACCTGACCAGTAAAGAGGTCCAGGACACTTACTCCGACCTACAGCTCCCAGTCTGGGAAGCTTCCTATGATGATCCTGAGATTGCCAAGGGACGTGAAGACCTGGTAGAAGCAGCAAAGCTTGCTTTCTCCATCATGAACGTACGCCCAAGCGAACCGAAGTATCAGGAAGCAAGTGCAATATTCCAGGAACATATCCAGAAAGCTCTGTATGGCGATATGACTCCCAAGGCAGCACTTACTGAAGCTGTAAAGAAAGTTGGAGCAATGTAACCCAATGACTGATACATCGACAAGATACTACAACTTGTTGGTCGTTCCCATGGTAGTTATCATGGGAACGGTTATCGGTTGGCCGCTCATACGTACGATCATGCTTGCCTTCACCGATGCGTCACTCATGGGACTTGATAAGACCGTGTTTGTAGGTCTGAGTAATTTCACCCAGGCGATACATGATGAAGGCTTCAGGTCGGCCATAAAGGTCTCACTCATCTTCGCCCTCGTGGTGGTCACTTCTGAGATGGTACTCGGAACTGCAGTAGCAATGCTCTTGAACGAACCGTTCAGGGGGCGGAATTTCCTACGCGCTATCCTAATTCTACCCTGGGCAGTACCCACGGTAGTAAATGCCATCATGTGGAGACTTATTTATAATCCAGAATATGGGGCATTGAACTCTTTGCTTACCCAGCTAGGACTCCTTGAGTCATACATAAGCTGGCTGGGCAGTGCAGACAAGGCCCTGGCGTCTATCATGTTTGCCGATGTATGGAAGAACTTTTCCCTCGTGGCACTCATCGCCCTGGCAGCCCTCCAGTCACTCTCCGTCTCACAAGTGGAAGCCGCCAAGATTGATGGTACCAACGCGATACAACGGTTCTGGTACATCACCCTTCCCCATCTCATCCCTTCCTTGCAGGTTGCACTGGTGTTACGGATCATTGAGGCAGTAAAGGTCTTCGACATCATCTATATCATGACCAAGGGAGGACCTGCCAATAAGACAAGAAGTGGAAGCATCTTTGTGTACCAAGAAGCCTTCACTAACTCCCGCATGGGTTCAGGAGCAGCATTCGCGGTAATCATGGTCTCCCTGATCATGATACTCATACTGTTCTATATGCGAATTTTAACCAAGAAGAAGTAGAGGAGAGAGACTATGCGCAAAATCAAAGCTTCAAGAATTCTTCTCTATCTTGCCGCCGGCGTGCTGTTCATCTATATCATTGCACCATTTCTCTGGCTGATTATCATGTCCATCAGTTCCTCTTCCGATCTGACCGCAAAACCACTGAGATGGATACCACAACAGTTGAACTTTGAGTCATACCAAGAACTCCTTACGATGGGTATCAACAGTAGAGGAGAACTGTTCCTTCATGGACTGGGAAACAGTTTAAAAACAGCATTAATTGCAGTCTCCATTTCAATCCTGGTGACAATCCCAGCTTCCTGGGTGTTCTCCCGGTATAAGGGGAAAAAGAACATTATACTCTCTTTGGCAATCTTTACCTTCATGCTGCCCCCAGTGGCTTATGCACTCCCGCTCTACCGTATGTTGGCAAGAATAGGATGGCTTGATAATTCATTCGCTTTGGCGCTGGTTTACTGCACAATCGTATTACCCTTCTGTGTCTGGCTGATCAAGGAGAACATAGACAACATTCCTTTTGAGCTGGAAGAAGCAGCAATCATAGATGGAGCATCCTTGTTCAAGAGAATCACCATGGTGGTGCTCCCACTGCTGCTTCCTGCCCTTGGTACCGTTGCCCTCCTCGCTCTCATCATGGCGTGGGATGAATACTTCTATGCAATGCTCTATACGAACAGCAAGCAAGCAATTACCTTACCGGTAGTCATTGCAAACCTTGCATCGGGAAGACAATCCAACTACAGCCTGATCGCAGCAGGAGGAGTACTGGCAAGTGCACCACCGGTCATCATTGGTTTCCTGTTCCAACGTTCGCTCATAAAAGGACTGGTAATGGGAGGCGTCAAGGAATGAGTCTATTTGTAGGATTCGATATCGGAGGAACAAGTATCAAGCATATGCTGATCGATTCCTCCTACACAGTATTACACACTGGTAGCTTTGAGACATTGGGACCAGGTGGACCAGACGAAGCCTTGGATACCATGACCAAGATAGTCCATGCATATGAGGATCAAGAGAAGCAAAAGGTCCAGAGTGTAGGTATCGGTTGTACTGGTCCGGTGGATATCCATACCGGTACCATCCAGAACCCCTACACATTACCGGGATTTGAAGGCAAGAGCTTGAAAGAGCGGCTTATTCCTTCTCTTGGTATCCCTGTCCTGGTGGAGAACGACGCAAATACAGCCCACGTGGGTGAGATTCATTATTGCGGGATTACGCAAGAGAACACGATGATGATTACCTTCGGCACTGGTGTCGGGGTATCCCTTCGGATGCAGGGCGAGCTCTTCAGAACACCTGGGGGAGTTCATCCTGAAATCGGCCATATGACCGTAAGTATTTCTTCTCCTGGCCAATGTTATTGTTCTCGGACGAACTGCTTTGAACATGTAATGTCTGGGACAGCAATAAACGCGTATGCATCAGCTACGTATGGGATGACACCAGAGGCCATACTTGAGGGAGAGGATAGGGAAAAAGCTACGGAATTTCTGGATCGGATGGTCACGGCGACAACCGATGCAATTTCCTCGTTAGCAATGATTTTCGCATCTGAAGTGGTGATTCTGGGCGGAGGCATGCATCAGTTCATTGGAAAATACATTCTACCCCACGTACAGCAGAGACTGAATGCCATGCTTCCTGTTTACGGAAAAACCACATTGGTTGAAGCACGATATGGGGCATTATCGGGAAGTTATGGTGCTGCTGTAATGGCTGCCCAAACAATACAGAATTTGTAGAGATCATTATAGAATAAGGACAGGATTATGAGAGATTTTATTACCAGGTACACACCACTGCTTACAGATGCTACAGGTGTTGCATCAATTCTTCTCGAGATGGAACGTCAGATGGATGATGTAAGGGCCACCAATGTAACACAGGGTGATGCGATCAAGGAATTTGCTGATTCCATCAGACAGAATAAGCGCATCATTATGCTGGGCATGGGAGCTTCCCACTGGGTGAACGAACTGTTCGCGTTTCAACTGAGAAGAGCAGGTATCTATGCACTTGCCATTCCTGCCTCAGAATTTCTCTATGATCCTATCCCACTTTCTTCAGAGTTGGTGCTCCTAACAAGCCAGTCGGGAGAATCAGTGGAAACCGTCAAGTGCTTGAAACACCTTGAGGGGGTTACTTTATATGGTATCACGCTGAATAAGGAGAGCACCATCGGGAAAGCTACGAAGGCAATTATTGCACCTGGTGGCTCCGAGAAGGCTTTCGCTGGCACTCGAAGTGTCACGCTGACACTTGCTTGCATGGCATACATCTGCGCAGACTTAGGAATACTTTCCACCCAAACAATACAGACCATGGTCGATTTTGAACAAGACAACTTGGAAGCAATGCACGCTGCGGTAGCCTTGCTGCATTCAAAAAGCAGTATTGTTACAACAGGAAGAAGTCTATTCAGTCCCCTTGCGCAGTTGTTTGCACTTGGAGGGGAAGAACTCGGCGGGAAGCCAATACTCTGCAATGAGACCGGCCAGTTGCGACATGGACCGCTCGAGGTCCTTTCCTCCAATTCTGTAGTAGTGGTATTCAGGCAAAGTGGCGAACTCGGTATTCTCGCGAAAAGTTTCGTCAGTATACAACAGAAGACCGGTTGCTCTCTCATTGTCATTGACTCATCAGGACTTGAGCCCCTGGAGGGAGCAATTACCATTGCTTGCCCTGCAGGAAATGACATAGCAGCAGCCTTGGCTGTCATGGAGACATTCCAGTCATTGATGATTGCGTATGCATGCGGGAAAAACAAGCAGACGGGAGTCCCCAAGTATTCGACAAAGATTACCAAAACAGAGTAGAATAATCGGTATGTTGATATGGGATGCGATTGAAACACAACAACATCTTTTCAGTGCCACCGATCTGAAACTTATTGAGTATCTCAGGCAAACTCCTAATATTGTGTTCAAGTCAATTACTGAGGTGATTGAAGAGAGCGGGGTAAGCTATGGTAGTGTCATTCGGTTTACCAAGAAACTGGGGTGCTCTGGATTTCAGGATTTCAAGATTAGACTGGCAGGGGAAAACCATCAGCACGAACCTCTTAACGACGAGGAAGTACTCGGGACCTCATGGATGGAGAACATGCTGCGTACTGCCAGGCAGCAACTGTTGGTAACCGCGAGAAACTGTGATAAAGCAGTGCTTTCTACGATTGTACAACGAATAATCAACGCGAGACAGATATTGGTGGTTGGGGTTGGAGGCTCCTACCCTGTTGCGCAGGAGCTGACGTACAGACTCCTGCGTATGGGATTTGCAAATACGAGTATAGAATCGGACGAGCATGCACAGGGCTACAGGATCAGCATGCTCGGCCCTAAGGATCTTCTGATTGTGTTCTCCTATTCAGGGTCCACGAAGAGTATTTTGGATACAGCCAGACTTGCAAAGCAGGCACATGTCCATATTGCTGTGTTCACCAACTATGTGAAATCACCACTTATGGAACTCGCAGATAGTGCATTGATCACCTCAATCAGGGAGCCGGCCCTTCAGGCAGAGCTAGGGACAAAGCTGCCATTCTACTTTCTGCTTGAATTATTGTGTGAATCGCTCTATGAAGAGTCAAAACCTGCAAGAGAAGCACTCGAGCACACTTCTGAGGCAGTCTCGGATAAATTATTGTAGGGTTAACGTCTTTCCATATCCAGCAGTGCAGTCAAGGTAGGCTACCTTGACTGGCAAACAAATATCATCAACTAACATAAATTTATCTCTTAATAATATCAGAACTATCAGAACAGAACACCTAATAACCAGTTCATCCAATCCTGTCTTCTTAAGTATCTATTTATCTTACTGATTCATTGAAAAGCGCAATTAAATTATTAGTGATTATTTTTGATAAAAATCTAAGACAAACTAATGAGTGCATTCAATGAGACCCCATGTTAGAATAATAGCTAATTGGCATGCTTGTGTATCAGTTCCTATACTTCCGCACGTTGAGTAGCATGAAGATTTATTGCATGTTTTTACAATTGCCTATTGGGCATCTGTGGGGGTATGCAATAAGAAAATTTCATTATTTGTTATTTATGGAGATACAATAAATGGCTATCAGCTGTCCGAACACCAAGCTTTCTAAAGAACTAAATACTTTAAAAGTACGCGATGATTCAAAAATTTTAAGATTTTATGCGACGGACTACGAAGATGAAAAGAAATATACTTTTATTGAAGGTGATTCAGCCACTTGGTGTTCTGAAAGTCAATTTACCGATATTGATTTGAGAAAAAGGATAGAACCTTGGCTAACATCTCTGTTTCAGTCTGAACACCTCGCCTTGTTAGTCGGTAGCGGATTAACTACAGCAATTGAACGTGAGGCATGTGGAGATAGCAATAATGGAATGGGTGCATTTACACCTAAATCACGTTATAAAATTCAAATCGAAAAGAAAGCTACTGAAAGTGTTCAACTTACTTGTAGAGGGAATACTCCAAATATCGAAGATTACATTCGAGTAATGAATGAGCTTCTTGCTGGTCTTAAGATTCTCGATGATGCTGAGGCTATTGAAGAGTTGAGCGAAGAGATAGATTCTGTTATTAAAAATTTTGTAGCAAATATTTCGAATATTGAGAATCGAATAATATTAGCCAATGAAACTACGAGAACTATGGCTTTCAATACACTTGTACTATTTCTTATGAGTTTCGCTAGCCGAACAGGAACGCGCGACAGACTTAATATTTTTACAACTAATTATGATAGACTAATCGAAGCTGCAGCAGATATTGCAGGAATCAGACTGATTGATAGATTTGTGGGTTCCCTAACTCCAATTTTCCGATCTTCCCGTATGGATATCGACATGCACTATAACCCACCAGGAATTAGAGGAGAGCCTCGCTACTTAGAAGGTGTTGTTCATTATACGAAACTCCATGGATCAATCGACTGGGTACAATCAAATAATGAAATTAGGAAAATTGGATTACCTTTCGGAGCTTTACATATCGAACCATATTTAGAAGCTCCTGGTATCAATGCGTCACCTTCTAAGACAATTATCTACCCAAATGCTTCAAAAGATAGAGAGACTTCTGAGTATCCCTTCGTAGAGTTATTTAGGGATTTTGCAGCTGCATTATGCCGACCTAATAGTACTCTGGTAATCTATGGATATAGCTTTGGAGATGATCACCTCAATCGTATTATCCGGGATATGCTCACAATCCCATCCACGCATCTAATTATTATTGCATATGGAGATTCGAATGAGAGGATTATGGATTTCTATAAACGCGTTGGAAGGCCTGCTCAAATTTCATTAATCATAGGACCTGATATAGGCAATATTTCTTCATTAGTCAATTGTTTCTTACCAAAGCCTTCAATCGATAGAACCACTATACGCATGGCTGATTTATTACGCCAACGGTATGAACAACCTCATGAACCAAAGAAACCTCAAGAAGGGGGTGATGTCAATGACAACCCCACTCGCTAATACTGATTCATTGAGAATAGGTAGTATAGATTTTGTTTCACCAAGTGAGATAAAAGTATTGCTCGACTTAGAAGCTCCGAGCTCGATTGCTCTTAATACAGGTTCGCCAAAACCATTTCCTCGTATCAATAGCTATGTACTTATACCAGGGGAAAATGGTTTTATAGTTTCTCAAATCGAATGGATAACAGTTGAACGATCTCAATATCCTAAAAGAAAGGGTATTCAAGATTTTGGAATTATCGATTTACCTTATCCTTTAAGAAAGATGAGTATCAATCCATTAGGGGTCCTTACAGAAAGTATTACTCGCCAAGATCATCAGCCAATCTATTGTTTTCATCGTGGTATTGAAATATTCCCCACTGTCGGCGATCCTGTTTATTTACCAACAGAAATCCAATTAAAATCCATTGTTGAATCTGGAGAGGCTCGTCGAGTCATCATAGGAACGAGCCCTCTTGCTGGGAATGCCTCTGTATCAATTGATCCAGATAGGTTGTTTGGCCGACATCTTGCAATTCTTGGGAATACCGGTAGTGGAAAGTCCTGTTCAGTTGCAGGGGTAATACGTTGGTCCATTGAGGCTGCATCTAAACCTTTAGAGGATGAAAAAACAGGCAATTCCTCTAACTCGCGTTTTATCATATTGGATCCAAATGGAGAGTATTCGACTGCCTTCTCAGGGCTACAGCATGTCAAAAAATTTGGAGTAGAAGCCAACCTTGAAAATCATATCAAGCAACTCAAGGTACCTTTATGGTTATTTAATAGCTCTGAATGGGCTGCTATCAGCCAAGCAAGCGCAAAGACACAACGGCCTACAATTACTCAAGCCTTGAGATCTGTCAGAGATGGAGAAATTCAGCAGCCATCAGGATTAGAAAGTCATGATATGCGACGATATCTAAGAACCCTTGTATCATCACTCACCATATCAATAAGTAAGGGCCATCCATGGGGTACCTTCCCTTGTCCAAAAAATTTTACACAGATGGTTGAAGCATGGAGAGATCACATTGTCACAAATAGTTACTTCAATGAAGAAGAAAACGCCGCAATATTTAATCTGCAAAAAAAATTGGACAGTTTATTATCGACAAGAAAACCAACTTCAAATAATAAATATCCTAACTTTAACTACACCCGGTCTGAAGTAAATGAATTATTATCCCTTACACGTACAGCGCATGAGACATTTGGAGGATCGTCACAAGATATTCTGCCTATTGATGCTGACATCCCTAGACCATTTACTGGAGAAGAATTTATACATAGTATTGAAGCAAATGCGGAGCTCTTGGGAACTTCAGAATATATAGAAACGATGCTCATGCGTATTCGTAGTCTTTTATCTGATTCCATATTAAAAAGAGTCATTTGTTCAGACACAACCACTACTCTCGAGCAATGGCTGGATGAGTATATCTGTCCAAGCAATACAACTGAAGGATCTATTACGGTAATTGATTTATCTCTGATACCAGCACAATTAATACACATTATTACTGCAGTAATTGCACGTATAACTTTAGAAGCATTACAACGGTATCGAAAATTTAACAATGGGAAAACATTACCTACCACCCTGGTAATGGAGGAAGCCCATCTTTTTGTTAAGCGGTATAACAATGAAAACGAAGATTCAAATGCTACTGAGTTGTGTACAAGAGTTTTTGAAAAAATCGCCCGAGAAGGACGAAAATTTGGCTTGGGGTTGGTTCTTTCATCTCAACGACCTAGCGAATTATCACCAACAGTTTTATCACAATGCAACAGTTTCTTGTTACACCGTATAAGCAATGATCGAGACCAAGAGCTTGTAAGTAGATTAGTACCAGATAATTTGCGTGGGCTATTACGTGAATTACCTTCATTACCCTCTCAGAATGCAATCTTATTGGGATGGGCTTCTGAACTCCCCGTTCTAGTCCATATGAATTATTTGAAAAAGAAATTTAGACCAAGGTCTGATGATCCTGAGTACTGGAATGTCTGGACAAATAAAAATAGAACAGTGGATTGGAAGCCGATTGCTGAGGACTGGCAGAATTACGGGAAGGAAAGTAATGACTCTGATGGATAGAAAACCTCATCTTCGATCATGGGTAATAGACACATGATTACACCATTACCTAGTTTCTTCCTGGCCATCATTGATTGATTGTTAATTTTAAATGTTCTTTAAGTTTTCTCACCATTCTTTGTCTTTCTGACGATTCAACCCTTTCAAGGTTATGCATCTTCCACCTAACAGCTGGAAGATGCTGAATATGAGGAACACTGAAATAGGACCAGTCAGGATGTCCTTCTTTAAAACCAATGAGAAATTGCTTATCGCGTTCATCGAGCATGTCGTGTACAGTCTTAATCAATGCGTATCTTGCTTCTTGAAGCTCCACCAATGTGGTAGGACCACTTGTCATTCCAGAGAAGTCAGCTTCATATGTTTGCTTAATATCCAACAACCTCGGATCGAGAATTTCCACAATCCTTCTATTATGAGAGATCAGATAAACAATGAAAGCTTCCTTTAGTTTTTCTGTTATCCCCTCATGTCCTAAAAGACCTTGTATGTCAAAGAGGTCCCGTGGATGCTGCCTGTCCAATGCAGCCATCATCTTACCT
The sequence above is drawn from the uncultured Sphaerochaeta sp. genome and encodes:
- a CDS encoding IS66 family transposase, translated to MKSKGDRKSRTVEILVDGLKSPASVLAPLAPTRDMSFDQISLMFTQMQQMMQQLQKQNEQMHMTLQLLIQQQFGKSSEQLKQNPDWETLPLFAPEMLPQSAGEDDSPNQQSIDGYRKKSVGRKPLAGASHVVNLVNDVEASVLDDYRSRGYSVRPMPSTHTSYFQRINAVILVEVENRKYTVKCKDEELVLSAQCSRRFLPKTKVGELLLAEIAYQKYGLHVPHNRLSKALGLDGIDISRQDMSNYGLAILERIKAAEESFRAKVLAQAALYMDETTTKKQGSEKTKNYMWAVCNEHLAWYRYFDGRGGGPPLSMFTDYTGWVMADGYGAYDSYLGKAHRCVCLAHVARRFKDCEKITKDHNLAGPAIAWIARLYKIDSQLRARLVAGEMSKEAFIEERKALSMPILNDFHAWLENAALTTSLINLVQKRAVSYALNQWDKVLLSFENAELKIDNNDCEQSIRVYIQGRKNWVNHGSNDGADASCLLYSLIETAKRQGLNPRNYLAYLFMQAAKYDNLELTGEQIEPLMPWNVKAEDLQLVTDEMNRLSQAMRPIENN
- a CDS encoding extracellular solute-binding protein, with the translated sequence MKKLTTLAISLVLILSISTLFAAGAKEETASDIVQLRFLGMAQAAYSEQNVNDMTADFMKANPNIEVYTEFVPYEELRNKTLLAYGSNNPYDAVLVDDIWYAEYADKDLLLDITSRIPQSYKDGVLAGGWNVTTKNDQVYGLPWFLDTMYLFYNADMLEKAGFTKEPASVEEMVTMAKALKSKGIVEYPFVFSLAQAEALICVYSNFLEAFGGSFQDANGNWILDTSGIPALEFLVSLKNEGLLNPNSLEYLEEDVRRVFSSGDAAFTLNWAYMYSLAIDPNESSLQKDSVGVMVLPGAKGVKDSAAMSGSMGLSVVNKTKHPDEAFAYIQHLTSKEVQDTYSDLQLPVWEASYDDPEIAKGREDLVEAAKLAFSIMNVRPSEPKYQEASAIFQEHIQKALYGDMTPKAALTEAVKKVGAM
- a CDS encoding sugar ABC transporter permease; protein product: MTDTSTRYYNLLVVPMVVIMGTVIGWPLIRTIMLAFTDASLMGLDKTVFVGLSNFTQAIHDEGFRSAIKVSLIFALVVVTSEMVLGTAVAMLLNEPFRGRNFLRAILILPWAVPTVVNAIMWRLIYNPEYGALNSLLTQLGLLESYISWLGSADKALASIMFADVWKNFSLVALIALAALQSLSVSQVEAAKIDGTNAIQRFWYITLPHLIPSLQVALVLRIIEAVKVFDIIYIMTKGGPANKTRSGSIFVYQEAFTNSRMGSGAAFAVIMVSLIMILILFYMRILTKKK
- a CDS encoding carbohydrate ABC transporter permease, yielding MRKIKASRILLYLAAGVLFIYIIAPFLWLIIMSISSSSDLTAKPLRWIPQQLNFESYQELLTMGINSRGELFLHGLGNSLKTALIAVSISILVTIPASWVFSRYKGKKNIILSLAIFTFMLPPVAYALPLYRMLARIGWLDNSFALALVYCTIVLPFCVWLIKENIDNIPFELEEAAIIDGASLFKRITMVVLPLLLPALGTVALLALIMAWDEYFYAMLYTNSKQAITLPVVIANLASGRQSNYSLIAAGGVLASAPPVIIGFLFQRSLIKGLVMGGVKE
- a CDS encoding ROK family protein; amino-acid sequence: MSLFVGFDIGGTSIKHMLIDSSYTVLHTGSFETLGPGGPDEALDTMTKIVHAYEDQEKQKVQSVGIGCTGPVDIHTGTIQNPYTLPGFEGKSLKERLIPSLGIPVLVENDANTAHVGEIHYCGITQENTMMITFGTGVGVSLRMQGELFRTPGGVHPEIGHMTVSISSPGQCYCSRTNCFEHVMSGTAINAYASATYGMTPEAILEGEDREKATEFLDRMVTATTDAISSLAMIFASEVVILGGGMHQFIGKYILPHVQQRLNAMLPVYGKTTLVEARYGALSGSYGAAVMAAQTIQNL
- a CDS encoding SIS domain-containing protein; the encoded protein is MRDFITRYTPLLTDATGVASILLEMERQMDDVRATNVTQGDAIKEFADSIRQNKRIIMLGMGASHWVNELFAFQLRRAGIYALAIPASEFLYDPIPLSSELVLLTSQSGESVETVKCLKHLEGVTLYGITLNKESTIGKATKAIIAPGGSEKAFAGTRSVTLTLACMAYICADLGILSTQTIQTMVDFEQDNLEAMHAAVALLHSKSSIVTTGRSLFSPLAQLFALGGEELGGKPILCNETGQLRHGPLEVLSSNSVVVVFRQSGELGILAKSFVSIQQKTGCSLIVIDSSGLEPLEGAITIACPAGNDIAAALAVMETFQSLMIAYACGKNKQTGVPKYSTKITKTE
- a CDS encoding MurR/RpiR family transcriptional regulator, with protein sequence MLIWDAIETQQHLFSATDLKLIEYLRQTPNIVFKSITEVIEESGVSYGSVIRFTKKLGCSGFQDFKIRLAGENHQHEPLNDEEVLGTSWMENMLRTARQQLLVTARNCDKAVLSTIVQRIINARQILVVGVGGSYPVAQELTYRLLRMGFANTSIESDEHAQGYRISMLGPKDLLIVFSYSGSTKSILDTARLAKQAHVHIAVFTNYVKSPLMELADSALITSIREPALQAELGTKLPFYFLLELLCESLYEESKPAREALEHTSEAVSDKLL
- a CDS encoding SIR2 family protein, with amino-acid sequence MAISCPNTKLSKELNTLKVRDDSKILRFYATDYEDEKKYTFIEGDSATWCSESQFTDIDLRKRIEPWLTSLFQSEHLALLVGSGLTTAIEREACGDSNNGMGAFTPKSRYKIQIEKKATESVQLTCRGNTPNIEDYIRVMNELLAGLKILDDAEAIEELSEEIDSVIKNFVANISNIENRIILANETTRTMAFNTLVLFLMSFASRTGTRDRLNIFTTNYDRLIEAAADIAGIRLIDRFVGSLTPIFRSSRMDIDMHYNPPGIRGEPRYLEGVVHYTKLHGSIDWVQSNNEIRKIGLPFGALHIEPYLEAPGINASPSKTIIYPNASKDRETSEYPFVELFRDFAAALCRPNSTLVIYGYSFGDDHLNRIIRDMLTIPSTHLIIIAYGDSNERIMDFYKRVGRPAQISLIIGPDIGNISSLVNCFLPKPSIDRTTIRMADLLRQRYEQPHEPKKPQEGGDVNDNPTR